A segment of the Cricetulus griseus strain 17A/GY chromosome 6, alternate assembly CriGri-PICRH-1.0, whole genome shotgun sequence genome:
TATGATACATTATAATCTCTTAATTATTCCAATTATAAAGGTGGAAGAAAGGTAAACACAAATTAAacgcaaatgcctttaatcccagcatttggaagacagaggcagatctcagtgagttggaggccaaacTGGGATACATAGTTGCAAAGCATTTGAATGCTCATTTGTTTATCCCAGAACTTCTAATCAGGCCTTCCTTCCGAGGAAGGATTAGATGTCTTTAGACACCATTTCTgtgttctttaaaagaaataatccCGCTGGACCTGAtcgtgcacacctgtgatcccagctaaTTGCAAGACTGAAACAGGACGATCACaggttcaaggtctgcctgggcaATTCACCTTGCCTGTAATAAAAGTGAAAAGAGGGTTAGcttgtagctctgtggtagaagCCCTGTCTGGCACGTTCAGTGCTCAAAGCTCAGTCCGCAATAGCGGAAAAGGATTAAAAATTATCTTCACCGCTAGTGATACTAACAACGCGAGGATTACCACAGAGCTTCTGTGACCTCTGTTTCCATTTCAATGCTCGCCCGCCTGTTACCGAGGGCCTGTCattgtcttcctcttctggttACCAATAAAGTTGTTACAAAGTGACCTTGAGCGTCTGCCCCCGCCTTCTCCATCCGGGTGCTGCGGCGGGGATAAGAGCCGTACGGCGCCTGCGCGCCCAGCCTCACTGCTTCGACCTCTGCCGCCGCTGTCGCCGCCGCCTCGGGAGGTAAGCGGAGGGCGCAGGGCCGGGCTGGAGCGGGCCGCTGGGCCCCATCCACCGGGCTTGCACCTTCTGGGCACGCGGCCACGCCGACGGCCTGCGCGGGGGCCCTGGGGACCCGGGGTGGGAAGGGCAGGCTCCCGGGGGACACGACCTTAAGCCTCTTTTTCACTCCGCAGAGAGGAAGCGGGAGAGGAGCCCACGTCGCCTGTCACCCAAATCCACGCCGCCAAGAGGAAAGATGTTCGCCTGCGCCAAACTCGCCCGCACCCCCGCTCTGGTGCGTAACCCAGGCCTCGGCCCAAGCGTACCCGCTGAGGGACCGGCTCTCCTTCACCCTTGCCCCCGTgtcctcacctccctccctccctctcaaccCTGGGGCGGGCAGACCGTCCCCCCGAGGCCTGTCAGGCCCACTCGGTGTAGGTCACAGCCTCCTTGCTCCTTGAgcgctcccctcccccacctccggGTCCCGGTGGAGTTGGGGTGGACGCGAAGGTCGGGGTACTGGGAGTTAGGAGGGTGCCGCTGAGGCCTAGTTGCCTCTGCAGCGCTTCCCATGCGTGTCTGTAGGTCAAACTCGCCGCGGCAGAGGGAGGGACTTTGCTTCCATGTGTGGGCGGAGGAAGGTGGTAGGGGAGCCCTGAAGCTTTCTTTTTAGAGACTTTTAAGTGAAGTCCGAATCGAAAGGATCTGCCCCAGAGAATCAATCAGGTCCTGGTTCTGAAGGGGTTTTCTGTGACCTTAGTGTCGTGGACACTCAAGGGCAGAGAGAAGCCGGAGTGCAAGATGTCCTTATAGTGAGAACATTTCACTGGTTCTTAAGCTCCCATCGAACTGCTTAAACTGTAGTAAATTTATGATTAGTGGGTATTTAGGAGTACTTTGGAAATACAGGGAGCTTTattaactgctgaactattttAAATGACAGCATTGATAGTGGCGTTCCTAATGTTGTCAGCCCATAAATTACAGCATTACCCGTAATGAAACGTCCACAGCAGCACTCAGTCACCTGTTAACTAATTGTTCTTATGATTTTAGTTCACAAATAGATTAGATAGTACGTTTTACAGTTTGTTAGCATGAAGTGTTGTTGGGTTGGCTTTGTATATTCAAAAGGACCAAGATAATTGTGCAGATAAATCTctgctcattttcttttgctttctcctttaGAATTTATGGCTACAAGAAGACTCACCTGTAGCCTTTATGCTtgaaatttttcctttccttcccattAATAGATCCGAGCTGGATCCAGAATTGCATATAGGCCAATTTCTGCATCAGTGTTATCTCCACCAGAGACTAGGACTGGACAGGTAAGTAGTAATAGAAGAAATTAGGAACCTCTACCTAAATTTGCAATTTTGTTATCGTGAAGGGGTGAGTACAGTGAATGAATGACTCGAGGGTAGTCTCTTTCCACTTTTATCAGACAATATGTAAATGGGAGCTACTGAGAGAAACTCTGGTGGCCAAGACAACCTCCTGAATTagcaaataaacattttattctgtATCTATGTTTAAGCCTGTAATTTTGAGTTAGTTGTATTTAAGATTAAAATAGTCTTGACTATCAAAGAGAGCCTGCTCTGTTGAGAAACATTCACATATTCTGTTTTTAATGACCCTAGAAGGTATAGGTAAAGATTGTTAATTATACAAGATAATAATTACTCCaagttcttgttttctttttcattgtgccATACAATTATTCATACCAAGCTGCAATATAAAGAAGTTACCGTTTTGGCAGTACAGATGTGATTACTACATTGACCTTTGCCTTGTCTCCTGTTTCCAGGGCTCTACAGTATTTAATGGGGCCCAGAATGGTATGTGTCAGCTGATCCGAAGGGAGTTTCAGACCAGTGCAATCAGCAGAGACATTGATACTGCAGCCAAATTCATTGGTGCAGGTGCTGCAACAGTAGGAGTTGCTGGTtctggtgctgggattggaaCAGTCTTTGGCAGCCTTATCATTGGTTATGCCAGGTAATTGTCTTAGATTAAGTTAAGAGACTGGGAAGCTGTAGGTGAAAATGGGAAAGTAGCGAAATAGTAGCTCCTTTGTATTATGTTTTGTGAGCTGTGTGCATTAGTTACTTAAAGATGATTAGATAAGGGCACAAGCCTATAACCCCAACCAACCAGGAGAGAGAGGGTAGCgggtcacaagtttgaggccagcttcaaGAATATCAGGACCCTTCAAAATGAATGGGTGTAAACTAAGCATTTATATTTGCACACACAGATAGCTCCCTAACTTTTTGTCACATGATTAATTAGGAgttggtaagaaaaaaaaattgagaggcAGAACTTTCCAGTTTGCAAAGATCCTCATACTAGTTACCTGATTCTTTACCATTTATTGATGTTAATATTCAAAGTAACACATCTGTGTTGTGTCTCTTTTAGAAACCCTTCACTGAAGCAGCAGCTGTTCTCATATGCTATCCTGGGATTTGCCTTGTCTGAAGCTATGGGtctcttttgtttgatggttgcTTTCTTGATCTTGTTTGCCATGTAACAGAAATTACTGCCTGAAATGTTGGCATTCATAGTAATAACGGATATAATTCTGTGTATCTTACTGTGACTCCAAAAACTGTAGTGCTGGTGTCATGGAGATGTACGTTATTTCCAAAGTCATTTCATTAAAGatgaaaactttaatttttgCTGTGATTTGTACTTACCTAATTTTGGGTCATCATAAAGAAGCTGATACATTGAGGCAGATGGTTGTCTGGGTCAGAGGATGGTATAGCATCCTGGTTTTGAAAAAGCACTGCATGTGATTTTTATGGGGATTCTCTTATTACAGATTGTGATTTATGGGGCTTTTGCTTCTTAATATAAAGGATAGATAGTTCTTTTAGCTTTCTTGAAATATGATTAATACCACATCTAAGTAGTTTTGTGTTCTTAAAGGTTACAATGAATTAGAACACCTAGAAACAGAAATCACCTCCCAAGTAGGTGTTGCCACCCTTATATTTCGGGATCTAAAAAGAAATCATGTGAACTGTCTAAAACTTTGAAGCAGTTATTGGGGgggaatgtgattttttttttttttctgaaagcccCACATTAATTAGTTCTTTGTCGACAGTAAATACCCATCTGTTTTCTGAGGAGGGGCCTAATCAAATTGACATCTTTTATATAAGcctcttttaaaaagcaattgcCAAAAGTAAAGAAATTGGCTACATATTTTTAGGCCCCAAGTTGCTGAAACACTCCTGCAGCCATTTGTAGTATAATTCTTAGGAATGATGGTGAGCATCTGCCCCAGTACTGCGTGTTCCTTCTTGCTCAGACTTTTCCTAGTAAAATTGGGCTCTTTCCCTTTAGTGTTCTCTGCCTAAGTTGTTTGCAGCTGAGAAAGAATTCCTGAAACATAGTGGGAAGCTTTCCTATCGGCATCACCTAGGTGCTTGTTTAAATTAATCTGTAGTCTTTTGGCCCTGAGACCTAGCAATCTGCATTTTAGAACAAGTTTCCTGGATAGCTTTGAACATAGTGTTGGAGAATCACTATTTAGACATAGTCTTGcttataaaaaacaacaaacaaaaaattccaaaGAGCAGGAATGTGATTGCTTTTAGTTCATTATTCAGTCTATCACATAACAAATTTTTGGAAAAACAATTTTTCAATCACTAAAAAGAATAAAGGCAGCACTGTAGATAATACAGCAATCCCTGGcttttggaagactgaggcaggattaCCACAAGAACTGATATGAGGTaaacattggaaaaaaaaaattgagtctGGTGGTGgtctctcctttaatcccagcattcggggaggcagtggcaggccaatctctttgagtttgaggccagcctggtctacagagccagttacaagacagccagggctacacacagaaatcctgtcatTAACTGTATCCCTCACCCCCAAAAAATGCTAAGTGAagtaagccagacacagaagactATGAGTATATGATTAAGTTTGTAGAGATTAAGCTAATGGTTGTGGAGTTTCATTTTGGGTGGATGAAATGTTCTAGCACCAAATGGTTAAACTAACTCATCAAATTGTACACTTTTTAAATGGTCGATATGGCAAATTTATGTGACTTTTACAATTAAGTTCCTGTAACAAAATAGTAAAGTCAtaaccattttttaaatcatagggAAATATTTAGAACTAATCTGTTCcatgttcattttaaataaaatcagtcTTGGTAAAGACTTAACCCATGGTTGATGATCAAAGTTGGAAAACATTGGTGCTGGAAGAAGAGCTATCCCAAGTATAAAAGAAATCCCAGTACAGCGAGTGCATGGGCTTCCATTTACTGAGCAAAAGGAGTTAAGTCTTTACAAACTGTCTTGGAACTTCAGGGCATTTTACCCTAGCTGGGAGAAATATTACATCAAATACTacagaaatattttttgtgtaccattttgctgtttgtttttaagacaaggtaaCCCA
Coding sequences within it:
- the Atp5mc3 gene encoding ATP synthase F(0) complex subunit C3, mitochondrial produces the protein MFACAKLARTPALIRAGSRIAYRPISASVLSPPETRTGQGSTVFNGAQNGMCQLIRREFQTSAISRDIDTAAKFIGAGAATVGVAGSGAGIGTVFGSLIIGYARNPSLKQQLFSYAILGFALSEAMGLFCLMVAFLILFAM